From one Triticum urartu cultivar G1812 chromosome 3, Tu2.1, whole genome shotgun sequence genomic stretch:
- the LOC125547771 gene encoding UDP-glycosyltransferase 88A1-like, which yields MDGTKANTTMMISPRKPRVMLYSSPLIGHLVSMVELAKLFVARGLAVTIVLMDPVYDTGATGPFLAGVSAANPSISFHRLPQVKLLESDHSMIPALAIARHSNPHLRDFLTGASPDVLVVDFFCSAAVDVAAELGIPVYFFNTSGAQILAFIMHLPVLHGKSTRSFREMGEEIVHVPGITSFPATHTIQPLMDRDGASYNAFLNVSLNLFRSQGIIVNTFRSLEPRAMDTILTGLSAPPGLSTPPVYCIGPLIKSGEVGVKRGNECLTWLDMQPSASVVFLCFGSLGRFSARQTIEMATGLEASGQRFLWVVRSPPSDDTTTEPDLDVLLPKGFLERTNGKGLVVKSWAPQGDVLAHQAVGCFVTHCGWNSVLESIMVGVPMVAWPLYAEQRMNAVFLEEEMELAVPMKGYDKEVVEAKEVAKKVKWMMDSKGGKVLRDRTLAVMRQAKEALLEDGESVATLTGLVDAWIHA from the coding sequence ATGGACGGCACCAAAGCCAACACCACCATGATGATCAGTCCCCGGAAGCCGCGGGTGATGCTCTACTCCTCCCCGCTCATTGGCCACCTGGTCTCCATGGTCGAGCTCGCCAAGCTCTTCGTCGCCCGTGGGCTAGCCGTCACCATCGTCCTCATGGACCCGGTGTACGACACCGGCGCTACGGGGCCCTTCCTGGCCGGCGTCTCCGCGGCCAACCCCTCCATCTCTTTCCACCGTCTACCACAGGTCAAGCTCCTGGAGTCTGACCACTCCATGATACCGGCCTTAGCTATCGCCCGCCACTCCAACCCGCACCTACGTGACTTTCTCACCGGCGCCTCCCCAGACGTCCTCGTGGTGGACTTCTTCTGCAGTGCCGCTGTGGACGTGGCCGCGGAACTCGGCATACCCGTCTACTTCTTCAACACCTCCGGCGCCCAGATCCTGGCTTTCATCATGCACCTCCCGGTTCTGCATGGTAAAAGCACGAGGAGCTTCCGGGAAATGGGCGAGGAAATCGTGCACGTCCCGGGGATCACCTCCTTCCCGGCGACCCACACCATCCAGCCGCTCATGGACCGTGACGGCGCGTCCTACAATGCGTTTCTAAACGTCAGCCTCAACCTGTTCCGGTCACAGGGCATCATCGTCAACACCTTCCGCTCGCTGGAGCCTCGTGCCATGGACACCATCCTCACCGGGCTCTCCGCCCCACCCGGCCTCTCGACACCCCCGGTCTACTGCATTGGGCCGTTGATCAAGTCAGGCGAGGTGGGCGTGAAGCGCGGCAATGAGTGCCTCACATGGCTGGACATGCAACCCAGTGCCAGTGTGGTGTTCTTGTGCTTTGGCAGCCTTGGCCGATTCAGCGCTAGACAAACCATAGAAATGGCCACTGGGCTGGAGGCTAGTGGACAGAGGTTCCTCTGGGTTGTGCGGAGCCCGCCAAGCGATGACACGACGACAGAGCCGGACTTGGATGTGCTGCTTCCAAAAGGTTTCCTAGAACGAACCAATGGCAAGGGCCTTGTCGTGAAGTCTTGGGCTCCACAAGGTGACGTGCTAGCACATCAAGCCGTGGGTTGTTTCGTGACACACTGTGGGTGGAACTCGGTGCTCGAGTCTATTATGGTTGGCGTGCCTATGGTGGCGTGGCCGTTATACGCGGAGCAGAGGATGAACGCTGTATTTCTCGAGGAAGAGATGGAGTTGGCCGTCCCGATGAAAGGGTATGACAAGGAGGTGGTGGAGGCTAAGGAGGTTGCCAAGAAGGTCAAGTGGATGATGGATTCAAAAGGCGGGAAGGTGCTCCGAGATCGGACTCTAGCGGTGATGCGGCAGGCGAAAGAAGCTCTCCTCGAGGATGGAGAATCAGTGGCGACATTGACGGGGCTTGTGGATGCATGGATTCATGCTTGA